A genomic stretch from Desulfurispira natronophila includes:
- a CDS encoding FIST signal transduction protein, with product MNIKICQTGKMDSFEQNLNDLNADTNVKAIMILACDANGFTPEKVDPLLAKSRAPVFGGIFPQIIGNGKNMEKGTIMAGLLDDINTLTIPELSSDQADMDQKIVSALQGLDCLDKTIFVFVDGLSTRISALIDCLFNNIGLMSNYIGGGAGSLSFEQKPCIFTSRGLQADSAVLAVSDVKSGIGVAHGWAQISQAMKVTESEKNRVISLNWEPAFQVYQQVIQAHSGSSFENASFFDIAKAHPLGIVKLDTEMVVRDPILMENDQLICVGEVPQGSFVYILQGDRDSLINGAVQARESALENFPGNVNRSSMLFMDCISRVLFMEDDFKMELRAVDDRNLAIGALTLGEIANTGDSYLEFYNKTAVVGILENSGEK from the coding sequence ATGAACATAAAAATTTGCCAGACAGGAAAGATGGATTCATTTGAGCAGAACCTTAATGATCTGAATGCTGATACCAATGTAAAAGCAATTATGATTCTTGCCTGTGATGCCAACGGATTCACCCCGGAAAAGGTTGATCCGCTGCTTGCCAAAAGCCGGGCCCCGGTATTTGGAGGCATTTTTCCCCAAATTATCGGCAATGGAAAGAACATGGAAAAGGGAACCATCATGGCTGGTCTTTTGGATGACATTAACACCCTGACAATCCCTGAACTCAGCAGCGACCAGGCAGATATGGATCAAAAAATTGTCTCTGCCCTGCAAGGCCTTGATTGCCTTGATAAAACCATTTTTGTTTTTGTTGATGGACTGAGCACCAGGATCAGTGCCCTTATAGATTGCCTTTTCAACAATATCGGACTCATGTCCAACTATATCGGCGGAGGGGCAGGGTCTCTCAGTTTTGAACAAAAGCCATGCATCTTTACCAGCAGAGGACTTCAGGCTGATTCAGCAGTACTGGCTGTATCTGATGTCAAAAGCGGGATAGGTGTAGCCCATGGCTGGGCTCAGATTTCTCAGGCCATGAAGGTAACTGAGTCAGAAAAAAACAGAGTAATCTCTTTGAACTGGGAGCCTGCTTTCCAGGTTTACCAGCAGGTTATTCAGGCCCATTCCGGATCTTCCTTTGAAAACGCTTCTTTTTTTGATATTGCCAAGGCCCACCCCCTCGGCATTGTCAAGCTCGATACGGAAATGGTGGTCAGAGACCCCATTCTCATGGAAAATGACCAATTAATCTGCGTAGGCGAGGTTCCCCAGGGATCTTTTGTATACATTCTGCAGGGGGACAGAGATTCCCTTATCAATGGTGCGGTCCAGGCCCGCGAATCTGCCCTTGAAAACTTTCCCGGGAATGTAAACAGAAGTTCCATGCTTTTTATGGACTGCATCTCCAGAGTGTTGTTCATGGAGGATGATTTCAAGATGGAACTGAGGGCGGTTGATGATAGAAATCTTGCCATTGGAGCCCTGACCCTTGGAGAAATTGCCAATACCGGCGATTCATACCTTGAATTTTATAATAAAACCGCTGTAGTGGGAATTCTGGAGAATTCTGGTGAGAAGTGA
- a CDS encoding response regulator, protein MRSELYKDVLLEIALSISGEFQIDKLLQGCVPLFLRKLDCISCAVLSQKGDTFDIEMVMPRAMAAGDNLQQDLKSRAQDVLSHVNREWVDSPWGNRICYGFIMPEFGVLLLIRSTPFEKYFINEFLPLVKMLTRACRSCIEVRKRLEAEQLVLTQKAHFESLFTNTNDAMVYFDENNKIFNINRRFTAMFGYELDEIMGRDINLIVDPEQKEREYGSKRILSGKNIEMEAVRYTRTGKALNVLLKGGPVHVKGRLSGGYAIYSDITEKKKAEVELIEALKNARAASKAKSEFLANMSHEIRTPLNGVVSMINLIEETELTAEQRDYLDMAVVSADSLLGIINDILDFSKIEAGKMELAARKFDLEYESGRVMAILSGRTMDRDIELITRFDVNAPRMVVADNLRLRQILFNLGGNAIKFTESGYILLDIRCVHKGSDHARFRFSVKDTGIGIPEEKHEEIFEHFTQADYSSTRRFGGTGLGLATSRHLTRIMGGELKVNSSPGQGAEFYFEIDMPLASDQEPGKAPPALSGLNALVVDDNKINLRIISESLKSWGIEIKQAQSAFQALDILKEMKSRDHKPDIIITDHAMPEMDGLEMASIIKKDNYWKDIPLIALSSFWGNVKPAKFYENGFSSFLPKPVNRSDLMDVIINCLNGLKEGCQQTEKNAQGRAHENKSPGLSRSRVITLKNVLVAEDNHINRKSIQMMLRDLAEDIKFAENGLQAVDMFKKNTFELILMDVQMPIMDGLDAAREIRKFETEQGKFHRQVPIIALTANAMPGDREKCINAGMTDYITKPVRKKNLMDIISAHYSYTKGADQQDVFKNEAQQDAHKVQSVTRHQSDKNSQQPPEMSASEKMIFNSREFIERYENDLEIAAEIMNDFLEDMPGAISRIKNGAESKDEHVTDRSAHKLKGSASYIGAEIINQICEDIMWSALMNEWDNVRSEIEKLETESGRFQKEARAFFLNKGVTI, encoded by the coding sequence GTGAGAAGTGAACTATATAAGGATGTGCTCTTGGAAATTGCGTTGTCCATCAGTGGTGAATTCCAGATAGACAAGCTGCTCCAGGGCTGCGTACCCCTTTTTCTGCGCAAGCTTGACTGCATTTCCTGCGCTGTACTCAGTCAGAAAGGTGATACCTTTGACATTGAGATGGTCATGCCCAGAGCCATGGCTGCCGGCGATAATCTTCAGCAAGATTTAAAGAGCAGGGCTCAGGATGTTTTAAGCCATGTTAACCGGGAATGGGTGGATTCGCCCTGGGGAAACAGGATTTGTTATGGATTCATAATGCCTGAGTTCGGTGTCCTGCTTTTGATCCGCTCAACCCCGTTTGAAAAATATTTTATCAATGAGTTCCTGCCCTTAGTTAAAATGCTGACCAGGGCCTGCAGGTCATGCATTGAAGTAAGAAAAAGACTTGAAGCTGAACAGCTTGTTTTAACCCAGAAAGCACATTTTGAATCCCTGTTCACCAACACCAATGATGCCATGGTCTATTTTGATGAAAATAATAAAATATTCAATATAAACCGAAGGTTCACTGCCATGTTCGGCTATGAACTTGATGAAATAATGGGCAGGGACATTAATCTGATTGTGGATCCGGAACAAAAGGAACGCGAATATGGTTCAAAAAGAATTCTGTCCGGAAAAAATATTGAGATGGAGGCAGTTCGATATACCAGGACAGGAAAAGCTCTCAATGTTCTCCTTAAAGGTGGACCGGTCCATGTGAAAGGTCGGTTGTCAGGGGGATACGCCATATATTCCGACATCACCGAGAAAAAAAAGGCTGAAGTTGAATTGATTGAGGCCCTGAAAAATGCCAGGGCCGCTTCAAAAGCCAAAAGCGAATTTCTGGCCAATATGAGTCATGAAATCAGGACACCCCTGAACGGTGTGGTCAGCATGATAAATCTTATTGAGGAAACAGAATTAACTGCTGAACAGCGGGACTATTTGGACATGGCAGTAGTATCTGCGGACTCGCTTCTGGGCATAATCAACGATATTCTGGATTTTTCCAAGATTGAGGCCGGAAAGATGGAACTGGCCGCAAGAAAATTCGACCTGGAGTACGAATCCGGACGGGTAATGGCAATTCTTTCTGGAAGAACCATGGACAGGGATATTGAACTCATCACACGCTTTGATGTAAACGCCCCGAGAATGGTGGTAGCCGACAACCTCAGACTGCGTCAGATACTTTTCAATCTCGGGGGGAATGCCATAAAATTCACTGAATCAGGATATATCCTGCTGGATATCAGATGTGTTCATAAAGGCTCTGATCATGCCCGATTCAGATTTTCGGTAAAAGACACCGGCATTGGGATTCCCGAGGAAAAACACGAGGAAATTTTTGAACACTTTACACAGGCTGACTATTCATCCACCCGCAGATTCGGTGGAACAGGACTTGGGTTGGCCACAAGCCGTCACCTGACCCGGATAATGGGAGGAGAACTCAAAGTAAACAGTAGCCCTGGCCAGGGGGCTGAATTTTATTTTGAAATTGATATGCCTCTCGCTTCAGACCAGGAACCGGGAAAAGCACCACCTGCTTTATCCGGCTTAAATGCCCTGGTAGTGGATGACAATAAAATAAACTTAAGAATTATTTCTGAAAGTCTTAAAAGCTGGGGTATAGAAATTAAGCAGGCCCAAAGCGCGTTCCAGGCCCTGGACATTCTCAAAGAAATGAAAAGCAGAGACCACAAGCCTGATATTATAATTACTGACCATGCCATGCCTGAAATGGATGGTCTGGAAATGGCTTCTATAATCAAAAAAGACAACTATTGGAAAGATATTCCCCTTATCGCCCTGAGTTCATTCTGGGGCAATGTCAAACCGGCCAAGTTTTATGAAAATGGATTCAGCTCTTTTCTTCCCAAGCCTGTGAACAGGTCCGACCTCATGGATGTAATAATTAATTGCCTTAACGGGTTGAAGGAAGGTTGTCAGCAAACAGAAAAAAATGCACAGGGCCGTGCACATGAAAATAAAAGTCCAGGACTCAGCAGATCCAGGGTCATTACTTTGAAAAATGTTCTTGTGGCAGAAGACAACCATATCAACCGAAAATCAATCCAGATGATGCTAAGAGATCTGGCAGAAGACATAAAATTTGCTGAAAACGGCCTTCAGGCAGTGGACATGTTCAAAAAGAATACTTTTGAGCTGATCCTTATGGATGTGCAGATGCCCATCATGGATGGTCTGGACGCTGCCCGGGAAATACGAAAATTTGAGACAGAGCAGGGTAAATTCCACAGACAGGTCCCCATCATTGCCCTCACTGCCAATGCCATGCCCGGGGACAGGGAAAAATGCATCAATGCGGGAATGACCGACTACATCACAAAACCGGTACGCAAAAAAAATCTCATGGATATTATCAGTGCTCATTACTCGTACACAAAAGGCGCTGACCAGCAGGATGTCTTCAAAAATGAGGCTCAACAGGATGCGCATAAGGTTCAGTCCGTAACACGCCACCAGTCTGACAAAAATTCTCAACAACCCCCTGAAATGTCTGCCTCTGAGAAAATGATCTTCAATTCCAGAGAGTTCATTGAAAGATATGAAAACGATCTGGAAATTGCAGCTGAAATTATGAATGATTTTCTTGAAGATATGCCTGGGGCAATTTCCAGGATAAAAAATGGAGCTGAGTCAAAAGACGAGCACGTAACTGACAGATCGGCTCACAAACTTAAGGGGTCGGCAAGCTATATCGGGGCAGAAATTATTAACCAGATCTGCGAAGATATCATGTGGTCAGCATTGATGAACGAATGGGACAATGTCCGAAGTGAAATTGAAAAACTTGAAACCGAATCCGGCAGATTCCAGAAGGAAGCCAGAGCCTTTTTCTTGAACAAAGGAGTAACCATCTAA
- a CDS encoding HD domain-containing phosphohydrolase produces MQVLIAEDDKISRKTLALYIKNMGYEPLTASDGQEALDLWKENRPRIILTDWNMPGIDGVGLCSMVRQAEMDDYTYIIMITSRNDSDDLIQGFESGVDDYLTKPVNKAELAVRLKASERIFSLQSKDTVIFAMAKLAETRDPETGLHLERIQSYCRLISEFLLKNSIYPEKVTRRFIDDIYATSPLHDIGKVGIPDHILLKPGRLDEREFEIMKTHTTIGFDTLRSTIAQNPKANFLKMSAEIAKNHHEKWDGSGYPDGLKGEEIPLAARILAVADVYDALASKRIYKDAFSHEKTRAIITDGRGSHFDPVLVDVFLDCQDYFASVLEKFREE; encoded by the coding sequence ATGCAGGTACTCATAGCAGAAGATGATAAAATAAGCCGGAAAACACTGGCCTTATATATCAAAAACATGGGTTATGAACCCCTCACGGCTTCAGATGGACAGGAAGCCCTTGATCTCTGGAAGGAAAACAGACCCAGAATAATTTTGACTGACTGGAATATGCCCGGGATCGACGGGGTGGGACTTTGTTCCATGGTCCGTCAGGCTGAGATGGATGATTATACCTACATTATCATGATTACTTCCAGAAATGACTCAGATGATCTTATTCAGGGTTTTGAATCAGGAGTTGATGATTATCTGACCAAACCAGTAAACAAAGCTGAACTGGCAGTAAGGCTCAAGGCTAGTGAAAGAATCTTCAGCCTGCAGAGTAAAGATACTGTTATCTTTGCCATGGCCAAGCTCGCTGAAACAAGGGATCCGGAAACAGGCCTGCATCTGGAACGAATCCAGAGTTACTGCAGGCTTATCTCAGAATTTCTTCTGAAAAACTCCATTTACCCTGAAAAAGTTACCAGAAGATTTATTGATGATATTTACGCCACAAGCCCGCTGCATGACATCGGCAAGGTGGGCATTCCCGATCATATCCTGCTCAAACCGGGCAGACTGGATGAACGGGAATTTGAAATCATGAAAACCCATACCACCATTGGTTTTGACACTTTGCGCAGCACCATTGCCCAGAACCCCAAGGCAAACTTTCTGAAGATGTCTGCTGAAATTGCCAAAAACCACCATGAAAAATGGGACGGCAGCGGTTATCCGGACGGACTCAAGGGCGAGGAAATCCCCTTAGCAGCAAGAATCCTTGCAGTGGCTGATGTCTATGATGCCCTGGCGTCCAAACGGATCTACAAGGATGCCTTTTCCCATGAAAAAACCAGGGCCATAATCACTGATGGCAGAGGCAGTCATTTTGATCCGGTCCTGGTGGATGTTTTTCTGGATTGTCAGGATTATTTTGCCAGTGTTCTGGAAAAATTCAGAGAAGAATGA